The following are from one region of the Prochlorococcus marinus str. SB genome:
- a CDS encoding glutathione S-transferase family protein, giving the protein MQNKYLIKASRKFWFWFWTQLMNGFAPSDLHGNYIRPRGININTEYEINNENEQIYLLVGHSCPWCQRTLLVHEIKNLSKKVKVIFLKADIEHSEWIFNTKVNGCMRLSDLYKKANKEIIFRATLPLLISFVKDEVNILSNESSQIIGLLNSIKSESKYQALIIKDGNQKFLDLINNSINNGVYKCGFARNQSAYEKASKNLFAALNEIENLLQKNKGDWIFGEELTYADIYLFPTLIRWELIYSKLFKCTEQELSSFEKIIEWRLKFFKLSNVKRTCFDNEWKKDYYKSLFPLNPNQLIPVLPSLDEIMRLKSEKI; this is encoded by the coding sequence ATGCAAAATAAATACCTTATAAAGGCTTCCAGAAAATTCTGGTTTTGGTTTTGGACCCAATTAATGAATGGCTTCGCGCCATCAGATTTACATGGTAATTATATAAGGCCTAGAGGTATAAACATTAATACTGAATACGAAATTAATAATGAAAATGAACAAATTTATTTATTAGTAGGTCATTCTTGTCCATGGTGTCAAAGAACTTTACTCGTACACGAAATAAAAAATTTATCTAAAAAAGTTAAAGTAATTTTTTTAAAGGCAGATATTGAGCATAGCGAATGGATTTTCAATACAAAGGTTAATGGATGTATGAGACTTTCAGACCTTTACAAAAAAGCTAATAAAGAGATTATTTTTAGGGCGACATTACCTCTTTTAATTAGCTTTGTAAAAGATGAAGTAAATATTCTGTCTAATGAAAGTTCACAGATTATAGGACTACTAAATTCAATAAAAAGTGAATCGAAATATCAGGCATTAATAATTAAAGATGGTAATCAAAAATTTTTAGATTTAATTAATAACAGCATTAATAATGGCGTATATAAGTGTGGTTTCGCAAGGAACCAGTCAGCTTACGAAAAAGCAAGTAAAAATCTTTTCGCAGCTTTAAATGAAATTGAAAATTTACTACAGAAAAATAAAGGGGACTGGATATTTGGAGAAGAGTTAACTTACGCAGATATTTACCTTTTTCCAACGCTTATAAGATGGGAATTGATATATAGCAAACTTTTCAAATGTACTGAACAAGAACTATCAAGTTTTGAAAAGATTATTGAATGGAGATTAAAATTCTTTAAATTATCTAACGTAAAAAGGACATGCTTCGACAATGAATGGAAAAAAGATTACTATAAATCTTTATTCCCTTTAAACCCAAATCAACTAATCCCAGTTTTACCATCGCTAGATGAAATAATGAGATTAAAGTCCGAAAAAATATAA
- a CDS encoding aspartoacylase, translating to MTVQRILIVSGTHGNEINSVWAVKQFNRKENSLNNGIEYEYIIGNPAAYEKGCRYIDVDLNRSFKENENFDQHKNSLYETNRAKFLVDEFGIDGTKPCQIAIDLHTTTANMGTSIVMYGRRSKDFCLAALLQNKFGLPIYLHEKDKTQTGFLVEAWPCGLVIEIGAVAQNFYDQNIINRFSLIISSLRVEIDKLKNKLIELPKELVVHVHQGSIDYPRDEKEDIDGIIHPERINQDWKMIKKGDPLFLDSQGIIHKYERDQFIWPVFIGEVAYKEKKIAMSYTKKEVICSKKQWVQEFESL from the coding sequence ATGACTGTTCAAAGAATACTTATTGTTTCAGGCACTCATGGGAATGAAATTAATTCTGTTTGGGCTGTTAAGCAATTTAATAGAAAGGAAAATAGTTTAAATAATGGTATTGAGTATGAGTACATCATAGGTAATCCTGCTGCCTATGAAAAAGGTTGCAGATATATAGATGTAGATTTAAATAGATCTTTTAAAGAAAATGAGAATTTTGATCAACACAAGAATAGCTTGTATGAAACTAATAGAGCCAAATTTTTAGTAGATGAATTTGGAATTGATGGAACTAAACCCTGTCAAATTGCAATCGATTTGCACACTACTACTGCAAATATGGGAACAAGCATTGTTATGTATGGGAGGAGATCCAAAGATTTTTGTTTAGCTGCATTACTGCAGAACAAATTTGGATTGCCTATTTATTTGCACGAAAAAGATAAAACCCAAACAGGCTTTCTTGTAGAAGCTTGGCCATGTGGTTTAGTTATTGAAATAGGAGCTGTCGCACAAAATTTTTATGATCAGAATATTATAAATAGATTCTCTCTAATAATTAGCTCCCTAAGGGTAGAGATAGATAAATTAAAAAATAAACTAATAGAACTGCCAAAGGAATTAGTGGTTCACGTTCATCAAGGTAGTATAGATTATCCAAGAGATGAAAAGGAAGATATTGATGGCATAATTCATCCTGAGAGAATAAATCAAGATTGGAAAATGATTAAAAAAGGAGATCCATTATTTCTGGATAGCCAAGGAATAATCCACAAATATGAACGGGACCAATTTATTTGGCCTGTTTTTATTGGAGAAGTTGCTTATAAGGAAAAAAAAATTGCCATGAGCTACACAAAAAAAGAAGTGATTTGTTCCAAAAAACAATGGGTTCAAGAGTTTGAAAGTTTGTAA
- a CDS encoding photosystem II manganese-stabilizing polypeptide, which translates to MRIRSFLAFVISICITFAFVPVKTFAFSERGNAQFTDVVNTGKANDCPTLDSSLVGSISLGNGDSLKGICMHPTEVYVKVPGTKRKAAEFVSTKIISPRNNTTVTEVYGDIDSGTFTEKGGIDFQLITVLTPGGLEVPFAFSAKDLTADLPSSIEPGTEVSGSTFTPNYRTGDFLDPKARAKNTGVEYAQGLVALGGDDEELAKENIKVDVNGTGVITLSINNVDSDTDEFAGTFEAIQPSDTDMGSKDPLDVKIIGELYGRKA; encoded by the coding sequence ATGAGAATTCGTTCTTTCTTAGCTTTTGTTATTTCAATTTGTATAACTTTTGCTTTCGTACCTGTTAAAACATTTGCTTTTTCTGAAAGAGGAAATGCACAATTCACAGATGTTGTTAACACAGGAAAAGCTAATGATTGCCCCACATTAGACTCATCTCTTGTCGGATCAATATCTCTAGGGAATGGAGATAGCCTTAAAGGAATATGCATGCATCCAACAGAAGTTTATGTAAAAGTGCCAGGGACAAAACGAAAAGCTGCAGAATTTGTTTCCACAAAAATTATTAGTCCTAGAAATAACACCACAGTGACAGAAGTTTATGGAGATATAGATTCAGGAACTTTCACTGAAAAGGGTGGTATTGATTTTCAACTTATTACTGTATTAACTCCTGGTGGTTTAGAGGTACCATTTGCATTCTCAGCAAAAGATCTTACAGCTGATTTGCCTTCATCAATTGAGCCAGGCACTGAGGTTAGTGGTTCAACATTTACACCTAACTACAGAACTGGTGACTTTCTAGATCCTAAGGCAAGAGCTAAAAATACTGGTGTAGAATATGCTCAAGGTTTAGTTGCATTAGGAGGCGATGACGAAGAACTTGCGAAAGAAAATATTAAAGTTGATGTAAACGGTACTGGCGTTATTACTCTTTCAATCAACAATGTAGATTCTGACACAGACGAATTTGCAGGTACTTTTGAGGCAATACAACCTTCAGATACAGATATGGGTTCAAAGGATCCACTTGATGTAAAAATAATTGGAGAGCTTTACGGAAGAAAGGCATAA
- the aroC gene encoding chorismate synthase, whose amino-acid sequence MSSSFGKIFRVSTFGESHGGAVGVILDGCPPKLKIDINLIQNELDRRRPGQSDITTPRNEEDKIEILSGIKEGLTLGTPIAMLVRNKDQRPGDYNNLEQVFRPSHADGTYHLKYGIQASSGGGRASARETIGRVAAGAIAKQLLKTFCNTEILSWVKRIHDIDSDINKEKISLKKIDSNIVRCPDEKVSTEMIERIKELKRQGDSCGGVIECLVRNVPSGLGMPVFDKLEADLAKALMSLPATKGFEIGSGFSGTYLKGSEHNDAFIKSDDISKLKTTSNNSGGIQGGISNGENIEMKIAFKPTATIGKEQKTVNAEGKEVLMKAKGRHDPCVLPRAVPMVDAMVALVLADHLLLNHAQCDLINK is encoded by the coding sequence ATGAGTAGTAGTTTTGGAAAAATTTTTCGTGTTAGTACTTTTGGAGAATCACATGGTGGTGCAGTAGGAGTTATCCTTGATGGATGTCCACCTAAGTTAAAAATAGATATAAATCTGATACAAAATGAATTAGATAGGCGCAGACCTGGGCAAAGTGACATTACAACACCCAGAAATGAAGAAGATAAAATTGAAATATTAAGTGGGATAAAGGAAGGGTTAACACTTGGAACTCCAATAGCAATGTTGGTAAGAAATAAGGATCAAAGACCAGGAGATTATAATAATTTGGAGCAGGTATTTAGACCTTCTCATGCAGATGGTACATATCATCTGAAATATGGGATTCAGGCAAGTTCTGGCGGTGGAAGAGCCTCTGCTAGAGAAACAATTGGGAGAGTAGCTGCTGGTGCTATAGCAAAACAATTATTAAAAACCTTCTGTAACACCGAAATACTATCTTGGGTAAAGCGTATACATGATATTGATTCTGATATCAATAAAGAGAAGATTTCTCTTAAAAAAATAGATTCTAATATTGTTAGATGTCCTGATGAAAAGGTATCAACAGAAATGATCGAGAGAATTAAGGAATTAAAGCGTCAAGGAGACTCTTGCGGCGGTGTTATTGAATGTCTTGTAAGAAATGTCCCCTCTGGTCTTGGAATGCCTGTTTTTGATAAATTAGAAGCTGATTTAGCAAAGGCTTTGATGTCTTTGCCTGCCACGAAAGGCTTCGAAATAGGTTCAGGTTTCTCTGGAACTTATTTAAAAGGAAGCGAACATAATGATGCCTTTATCAAGTCTGATGATATTAGTAAGTTAAAAACAACATCAAACAATTCAGGAGGTATACAGGGCGGAATAAGTAATGGTGAAAATATCGAGATGAAGATAGCTTTTAAACCTACAGCAACCATCGGTAAAGAACAGAAAACAGTAAATGCTGAAGGTAAAGAAGTACTTATGAAAGCAAAAGGGAGACACGATCCATGCGTCCTACCAAGAGCAGTTCCCATGGTTGATGCTATGGTAGCTTTAGTACTTGCTGATCATTTGCTTCTAAATCATGCTCAATGTGACTTAATAAATAAGTAG
- the sat gene encoding sulfate adenylyltransferase codes for MELQQKTKTDTNGLIPPYGGELKNLIIKDKNLKNDLISKATYEFECSERNACDVELLMVGAFSPLEGFMDENNYNSVIKNNRNTNGLLFGLPIVFDSNNEKVKAGETILLTYKTQKIAVLEVSSKWEPDKSLEAELCYGTNSLDHPAVKMIFNERGRFYIGGRVYGFEIPIREFPCKTPEEVRSTLPSNHDVVAFQCRNPIHRAHYELFTNALLSDNVSSNSVVLVHPTCGPTQQDDIPGKVRYLTYKELEEEISDERIKWAFLPYSMHMAGPREALQHMIIRRNYGCTHFIIGRDMAGCKSSSTGEDFYGPYEAQNFANKCADELMMQTVPSKNLVYTKEKGYITAEEAKEFNYEIMKLSGTEFRKKLRNGEPIPEWFAFKSVVDVLRRS; via the coding sequence ATGGAATTACAACAAAAAACTAAAACAGATACTAATGGACTAATACCGCCTTATGGAGGGGAACTAAAAAATTTAATTATCAAAGATAAAAACCTTAAAAATGATCTTATCTCTAAAGCTACTTATGAATTTGAATGTAGCGAGAGAAATGCATGCGATGTAGAACTTTTGATGGTTGGAGCTTTTTCTCCATTGGAAGGTTTTATGGATGAAAATAACTACAATTCGGTAATTAAAAATAATAGAAATACCAATGGGTTGCTTTTTGGCTTGCCTATAGTATTTGATTCAAATAATGAAAAAGTAAAAGCTGGAGAGACAATATTGCTTACTTATAAAACACAAAAAATAGCAGTTTTAGAAGTTAGCTCTAAATGGGAGCCTGACAAATCCTTAGAAGCTGAACTTTGTTATGGTACTAATTCTCTAGATCATCCCGCTGTTAAGATGATTTTTAACGAGAGAGGGAGATTTTATATAGGAGGAAGAGTTTATGGTTTCGAAATTCCAATTAGAGAATTCCCCTGCAAAACCCCAGAAGAAGTTAGATCTACACTGCCATCAAATCATGATGTAGTTGCATTTCAATGCAGAAATCCAATTCATAGAGCACATTATGAATTATTTACTAATGCCTTACTTTCAGATAATGTCTCCTCTAACTCAGTTGTTCTAGTTCATCCAACTTGTGGACCAACTCAACAAGATGATATCCCTGGAAAAGTTAGATATTTGACCTATAAAGAATTAGAAGAGGAAATATCTGATGAAAGAATAAAATGGGCTTTTTTACCTTATTCAATGCATATGGCAGGGCCAAGAGAAGCTCTTCAACATATGATAATCAGAAGAAATTATGGCTGCACACACTTTATTATTGGTAGAGATATGGCTGGTTGTAAGTCTTCATCAACTGGTGAAGATTTTTATGGTCCATATGAAGCCCAGAATTTTGCGAATAAGTGTGCAGATGAATTGATGATGCAAACTGTTCCTTCAAAAAATTTAGTTTATACGAAGGAAAAAGGATACATAACAGCTGAAGAAGCTAAAGAATTTAATTATGAAATTATGAAACTTAGTGGTACTGAATTTAGAAAGAAATTGAGGAATGGTGAACCAATTCCTGAATGGTTTGCATTCAAAAGTGTAGTAGATGTTCTAAGACGCTCCTAA
- the psbA gene encoding photosystem II q(b) protein, which yields MTTIQQQRSSLLKGWPQFCEWVTSTNNRIYVGWFGVLMIPCLLTAAACFIVAFIAAPPVDIDGIREPVAGSFLYGNNIISGAVVPSSNAIGLHFYPIWEAATVDEWLYNGGPYQLVIFHFLIGISAYMGRQWELSYRLGMRPWICVAYSAPVSAAFAVFLVYPFGQGSFSDGMPLGISGTFNFMFVFQAEHNILMHPFHMAGVAGMFGGSLFSAMHGSLVTSSLIRETTETESQNYGYKFGQEEETYNIVAAHGYFGRLIFQYASFNNSRSLHFFLAVFPVVCVWLTSMGICTMAFNLNGFNFNQSVVDANGKIVPTWGDVLNRANLGMEVMHERNAHNFPLDLAAAESTTVALSAPAIG from the coding sequence ATGACAACTATTCAGCAGCAGCGTTCTTCGCTGTTAAAAGGTTGGCCACAGTTTTGTGAGTGGGTAACATCAACTAACAACAGAATTTATGTTGGTTGGTTCGGCGTCTTAATGATTCCATGCCTTCTTACAGCAGCGGCTTGCTTCATCGTTGCATTCATCGCAGCACCACCAGTAGACATTGACGGAATTAGAGAGCCAGTTGCTGGTTCATTCCTATACGGAAACAACATCATCTCAGGTGCAGTTGTTCCTTCATCTAACGCTATTGGTCTACACTTCTACCCAATTTGGGAAGCAGCTACTGTAGATGAGTGGTTATACAACGGTGGTCCTTACCAGCTTGTAATTTTCCACTTCCTAATTGGTATCTCAGCATACATGGGAAGACAGTGGGAGCTTTCATACCGTTTAGGTATGCGTCCTTGGATCTGTGTTGCATACTCTGCACCAGTTTCAGCAGCTTTCGCAGTATTTCTTGTATACCCATTCGGTCAAGGTTCATTCTCTGACGGAATGCCTCTAGGTATCTCTGGAACATTTAACTTCATGTTTGTTTTCCAGGCAGAGCACAACATTCTAATGCACCCATTCCACATGGCTGGTGTTGCAGGTATGTTCGGAGGATCTTTATTCTCAGCTATGCATGGTTCACTTGTTACTTCATCTCTAATCAGAGAAACAACTGAGACAGAATCTCAGAACTATGGTTACAAGTTCGGACAAGAAGAGGAAACATACAACATCGTTGCAGCTCATGGCTACTTCGGTCGTTTGATCTTCCAATATGCAAGTTTCAACAACAGCAGAAGTCTACACTTCTTCTTAGCTGTATTCCCAGTTGTTTGTGTATGGTTAACTTCAATGGGTATCTGCACAATGGCATTCAACCTTAACGGTTTCAACTTCAACCAGTCAGTTGTTGATGCAAACGGTAAGATTGTTCCTACATGGGGTGACGTTCTTAACAGAGCAAACCTAGGTATGGAAGTAATGCACGAGCGTAATGCTCACAACTTCCCACTTGATCTAGCAGCAGCTGAGTCTACAACAGTAGCTCTTTCAGCTCCAGCTATCGGTTAA
- the ftsH gene encoding ATP-dependent zinc metalloprotease FtsH: protein MNKRWRNVGLYVLAVITVIFIGTSVFDKPSTESSTKTLRYSDFIEAVQDKEISRVLISPDNATAQVVENDGSRSEVNLAPDKDLLKILTENNVDIAVTPTKLANPWQQAVSSLIFPVLLIGGLFFLFRRSQSGNAGGNNPAMSFGKSKARLQMEPSTQVTFSDVAGVEGAKLELTEVVDFLKSPDRFTAVGAKIPKGVLLVGPPGTGKTLLAKAVAGEAGVPFFSISGSEFVEMFVGVGASRVRDLFEQAKKNAPCIVFIDEIDAVGRQRGAGMGGGNDEREQTLNQLLTEMDGFEGNSGIIIVAATNRPDVLDSALMRPGRFDRQVTVDRPDYAGRLQILNVHAKDKTLSKDVDLDKVARRTPGFTGADLANLLNEAAILAARKDLDKVSNDEVGDAIERVMAGPEKKDRVISDKKKELVAYHEAGHALVGALMPDYDPVAKVSIIPRGQAGGLTFFTPSEERMESGLYSRSYLQNQMAVALGGRVAEEIVYGEEEVTTGASNDLQQVANVARQMITKFGMSDKIGPVALGQSQGGMFLGRDMSSTRDFSEDTAATIDVEVSELVDVAYKRATKVLTDNRTVLDEMAQMLIERETIDTEDIQDLLNRSEVKVANYI from the coding sequence GTGAACAAACGTTGGAGAAACGTAGGACTTTATGTCCTAGCCGTTATTACTGTAATTTTCATTGGTACTTCAGTTTTTGATAAACCTAGTACTGAAAGTTCTACAAAGACCTTGAGATATAGTGATTTTATAGAGGCAGTACAAGATAAAGAAATCAGTAGAGTCCTAATATCTCCAGATAATGCCACAGCTCAAGTTGTTGAAAATGATGGGAGTAGGTCTGAGGTCAATTTAGCCCCTGACAAAGATTTATTAAAAATACTGACAGAGAATAACGTAGATATAGCTGTAACTCCTACAAAATTAGCCAACCCATGGCAACAGGCTGTAAGTAGCTTAATTTTCCCAGTACTTTTGATTGGAGGCCTATTTTTTCTTTTCAGAAGATCCCAAAGTGGTAATGCTGGGGGTAACAACCCTGCCATGAGTTTTGGCAAAAGCAAAGCTAGACTTCAAATGGAACCATCTACACAAGTAACTTTTTCAGATGTTGCGGGTGTTGAAGGTGCAAAATTAGAACTTACGGAAGTTGTAGATTTTCTAAAGAGTCCAGATAGATTTACCGCAGTCGGAGCAAAAATTCCAAAAGGGGTTCTTCTCGTTGGCCCTCCTGGTACAGGAAAAACATTACTAGCAAAAGCAGTAGCTGGAGAAGCAGGTGTACCTTTTTTCTCAATATCTGGTTCAGAATTTGTAGAGATGTTTGTTGGGGTTGGAGCTAGTAGAGTTAGAGATCTTTTTGAACAAGCTAAAAAGAATGCTCCTTGTATTGTATTTATTGACGAAATAGATGCAGTTGGAAGACAAAGAGGAGCTGGAATGGGCGGAGGAAATGATGAAAGAGAACAAACATTAAATCAACTCTTAACCGAAATGGATGGTTTTGAAGGTAATTCAGGAATAATAATAGTTGCTGCAACCAACAGACCAGATGTCTTAGATTCAGCTTTAATGCGTCCTGGAAGATTCGATAGACAGGTAACAGTAGATCGTCCAGATTATGCTGGAAGATTGCAGATATTAAATGTTCATGCGAAAGATAAAACTCTTTCAAAAGACGTTGATTTAGATAAAGTTGCCAGAAGAACACCAGGATTTACTGGAGCAGATTTAGCTAATCTTTTAAATGAAGCAGCAATACTAGCAGCTAGAAAAGATTTAGATAAAGTAAGTAACGACGAAGTGGGTGATGCCATTGAAAGAGTTATGGCTGGCCCAGAAAAGAAAGATAGAGTCATCAGTGATAAGAAAAAAGAATTAGTTGCTTATCACGAAGCTGGTCATGCACTCGTTGGAGCATTAATGCCTGATTATGATCCAGTAGCGAAAGTCTCAATCATTCCAAGAGGTCAAGCTGGGGGTCTAACCTTCTTTACCCCAAGTGAAGAAAGAATGGAATCTGGTCTTTACTCTCGTTCTTACCTTCAAAATCAAATGGCTGTAGCTCTTGGTGGAAGAGTTGCTGAAGAAATAGTCTATGGCGAAGAAGAGGTAACAACCGGTGCTTCAAACGATTTACAACAAGTTGCCAATGTAGCAAGACAAATGATCACTAAATTTGGTATGAGTGACAAAATAGGTCCGGTCGCTCTAGGTCAATCTCAAGGTGGAATGTTTCTCGGAAGAGATATGAGTTCTACAAGAGACTTCTCTGAAGATACAGCCGCAACAATTGACGTAGAGGTTTCAGAACTTGTTGATGTTGCCTATAAGAGAGCTACAAAAGTTTTAACAGACAATAGAACTGTTCTTGACGAAATGGCTCAAATGCTAATTGAAAGAGAAACTATAGATACTGAAGATATCCAAGACTTGCTCAACCGCTCAGAAGTAAAAGTCGCAAACTATATTTAA
- a CDS encoding CP12 domain-containing protein: MKSIDEHILKDQSEIESAKAEGNLPKVRHLTEELKELEEYKDHHPEDKHDPNALELFCDANPDEPECLVYDD, translated from the coding sequence ATGAAATCCATTGACGAACACATCCTAAAAGATCAATCGGAAATCGAATCTGCAAAAGCAGAGGGCAATCTTCCAAAGGTCAGACATTTAACTGAAGAGCTAAAAGAACTCGAAGAATATAAGGATCATCATCCAGAAGATAAACATGACCCTAATGCTTTGGAATTATTTTGCGACGCCAACCCAGATGAACCAGAATGTCTTGTCTATGATGATTAA
- the obgE gene encoding GTPase ObgE, with amino-acid sequence MQFIDQANIILKAGKGGNGIVSFRREKFVPAGGPSGGNGGRGGSVILMADNNLQTLLDFKFKREIIAEDGCKGGPNKRSGASGEDRILKVPCGTEIRDIKTGIILGDLTKDKQSLTIAIGGRGGHGNAYYLSNQNRAPESFTEGKDGEIWEVQLELKLLAEVGIIGLPNAGKSTLISVVSSARPKIANYPFTTLIPNLGVVRKIDGNGCLFADIPGLISGAADGVGLGHDFLRHIQRTKILVHLIDAIAENPLHDFEIIEQELNKYGKGLLDKERIIVINKMELVDDDYLKIITKKLEDLSKKKVLVISSSLKKGLSSLLSEVWKRI; translated from the coding sequence GTGCAATTTATTGATCAAGCAAACATTATTCTTAAAGCTGGAAAAGGCGGGAATGGAATAGTTTCATTTAGAAGAGAAAAATTCGTTCCTGCAGGAGGACCATCTGGGGGAAATGGTGGCAGAGGGGGTTCAGTTATTTTGATGGCTGATAATAATCTTCAAACATTATTAGATTTCAAATTCAAACGGGAAATAATTGCTGAAGATGGATGCAAAGGAGGTCCTAATAAGAGATCAGGTGCTTCAGGTGAGGATCGAATCCTTAAAGTTCCCTGCGGTACAGAAATAAGGGATATTAAAACCGGCATTATTTTAGGAGACTTAACTAAAGATAAACAGAGCTTAACTATTGCCATTGGAGGAAGAGGTGGACATGGTAATGCTTACTATTTAAGTAATCAAAATAGAGCTCCAGAATCATTCACTGAAGGAAAAGATGGTGAAATATGGGAGGTTCAATTAGAACTAAAACTTCTTGCAGAGGTTGGGATTATAGGCCTTCCAAATGCAGGGAAAAGTACTTTGATTTCCGTTGTATCATCTGCCCGTCCAAAAATCGCAAATTATCCTTTCACGACTCTTATACCTAACTTAGGTGTAGTAAGAAAAATTGATGGGAATGGTTGTCTTTTTGCGGATATTCCTGGGTTAATATCAGGTGCAGCTGATGGAGTAGGTTTAGGGCATGATTTTTTAAGGCATATCCAAAGAACGAAGATACTTGTTCACTTAATTGATGCAATTGCAGAAAATCCTTTACATGATTTTGAGATTATTGAGCAGGAATTAAACAAATATGGGAAAGGTCTTTTAGATAAAGAGAGGATAATAGTGATAAATAAAATGGAGCTGGTAGATGATGATTATTTGAAAATAATTACAAAAAAGTTAGAAGATTTATCAAAAAAGAAAGTTTTAGTTATTTCTTCATCTTTAAAAAAAGGTTTATCCTCACTGCTTTCTGAAGTTTGGAAAAGGATTTAA
- a CDS encoding bifunctional 4-hydroxy-2-oxoglutarate aldolase/2-dehydro-3-deoxy-phosphogluconate aldolase, which yields MNNIEDSFSEHLKIESFFLLIKPEDNIYSNTSIRNSFFEELENLVKLGLKNIEISWSNNENWFDFVSNIKIKYPRINLGSASIVNKQSIEDSLKIGLNFSMMKFWDKDLFNYAQSKNYLLIPGINNLKDLKEAIDLNCNIIKIYPIKNKDSSINILNYKNVDFIAAGGLSINDLKSYKSLGYKAVVIGDKAIKNKKFDPKIYEWLKNN from the coding sequence ATGAATAATATAGAAGATTCTTTTTCGGAGCACCTGAAAATTGAGTCTTTTTTTTTACTTATAAAACCTGAAGATAATATTTACTCAAATACCTCTATAAGAAATTCATTTTTTGAAGAATTAGAAAACTTAGTAAAATTAGGATTAAAGAATATTGAAATAAGTTGGTCTAACAACGAAAATTGGTTCGATTTTGTATCCAATATCAAAATTAAATATCCAAGAATTAATTTAGGCTCTGCCTCCATAGTTAACAAACAATCAATAGAAGATTCTTTAAAAATTGGATTAAATTTTTCTATGATGAAATTTTGGGATAAAGATCTTTTCAATTATGCGCAGTCAAAAAATTATTTATTAATTCCTGGAATTAATAATTTAAAAGATCTTAAGGAAGCGATAGATTTAAATTGCAACATTATCAAAATTTACCCAATAAAAAATAAAGATAGTTCGATAAATATACTCAACTATAAAAATGTTGATTTCATTGCTGCAGGAGGACTATCAATCAATGATTTAAAATCTTATAAATCTTTAGGGTATAAAGCAGTTGTAATTGGAGATAAAGCTATCAAAAATAAAAAATTTGATCCAAAAATATATGAATGGCTCAAAAATAATTAA